The nucleotide sequence GACGACCCGTTCCGTTGCGTCCCTGCCGCCTTCCAGCATTTCCTTGATCAGGTAAATCCGCCCGCGCGGGCTGTCCAGTTCGTCCCCGCGCAGCACATAGGTCGGACAGGTCGCGGTGCAGAAGCCGCAATGCACGCAGCTGCGCAGGATGCCGTTGGCCACCGCGATATCCGGGTCGGCAAGCTGGGCCAGGGAAAACCTTGTCTGCATGTGTCGTCAGTCCCCCGCCTGTATCCGGCCCGGATTGAGCACCCGACGCGGATCGAAGCTTTCCTTCAGCCGCCGGCTGAGCCGGGCAAGGCCCGGGTCCGGCGGCTGGAACACCGGGATCGCCGCGCGCAGTTCCGCCGGCGCGCGGATCACCGTGGCATGCCCGCCGCATTGCGCGACCGCCGCCCGAACCGCTTCATGCCCGCCATCGGCGGCCGGCGTCGCCAGCCAGACCAGCCCGCCGCCCCAGTCGAGGAAGGCCTCTCCTTCCAGAGCATCGCATAATTCCCCGGCCAGCGCCGCGCCCGATTGCGGCGGCGCCGAAATCTTCCACACCACGCGCGGGTCGCCGCCGCCGGCGAAACAGCGCACGTCGCGCACCTCGCGCCAGAAGTTCGCCGAATTTCGGCCGTGCAGTTCCTCGGTCTGGCCGAACCCGCCCAACAGCCCGCGCAGCGCGTCGCAGCGATATTCGACCGACGGACCCGGCCCCTCGATGCGGATCGCGGTCACCGAACCGCCCGCATCGCGCACATAGCCGGTGCCGGACTGCGCCGCGATTTCCTCCGGCAGCCAGGCCGCCGCCGACACGTCATGGGGCGAATTCAGCGCCAGGGTCATCGCCGCCGTGGCCTGCGCGCCGTCGCAGCCGAAGACCAGCACGGTGCGCAGCTTCGCCGCCGCCGGCAGCACCTTTACCGTCACCTGGGTCATCGCGCCCAGCGTGCCCCAGGATCCCGCCATCACCTTGCACAGGTCGTAGCCGGTCACGTTCTTGACCACCCGGCCGCCGGACTTGAACGCCTGGCCCCGACCGTTCACGGCCGCGAACCCCAGGAAATGGTCGCGTGCGGCGCCGGATTTTATCCGGCGCGGCCCGGCCAGGTTC is from Alphaproteobacteria bacterium and encodes:
- the glcE gene encoding glycolate oxidase subunit GlcE — protein: MATILRPENAAQVCDAVAWAVSEETPFEVIGGGSKRAIGRPGNASHTLDLSALRGITLYEPEELVLSAGPGTPMAEIGAALAERRQELAFEPPDYGPLLGLEEGAGTLGGVIAANLAGPRRIKSGAARDHFLGFAAVNGRGQAFKSGGRVVKNVTGYDLCKVMAGSWGTLGAMTQVTVKVLPAAAKLRTVLVFGCDGAQATAAMTLALNSPHDVSAAAWLPEEIAAQSGTGYVRDAGGSVTAIRIEGPGPSVEYRCDALRGLLGGFGQTEELHGRNSANFWREVRDVRCFAGGGDPRVVWKISAPPQSGAALAGELCDALEGEAFLDWGGGLVWLATPAADGGHEAVRAAVAQCGGHATVIRAPAELRAAIPVFQPPDPGLARLSRRLKESFDPRRVLNPGRIQAGD